The Devosia sp. MC521 genome has a segment encoding these proteins:
- a CDS encoding DUF1937 family protein — translation MRKIFLACPYSHADRVVVEHRFQLCNSVAAKIARSGSVVFSQVSMSHPINAYLGDLDKASIGKLWAPIDAVFMDAMTEIIVIDEPGWKESSGVQREIEIFKNRGLPANLWSEVSHEFGD, via the coding sequence TTGCGTAAAATCTTTCTAGCCTGCCCATATAGCCACGCTGATCGCGTTGTCGTCGAACACCGGTTTCAACTCTGCAATTCCGTGGCGGCCAAGATCGCGCGCAGCGGTTCGGTGGTCTTCAGCCAAGTCTCTATGTCACATCCAATCAACGCCTATCTGGGCGACCTCGACAAGGCCAGCATCGGCAAACTGTGGGCGCCAATCGACGCCGTATTTATGGATGCAATGACGGAAATCATTGTCATCGATGAGCCCGGCTGGAAGGAAAGCTCCGGCGTACAGCGCGAAATCGAGATTTTCAAAAACCGTGGTCTGCCGGCCAACTTGTGGAGCGAAGTCTCACACGAATTTGGGGACTAA
- a CDS encoding FGGY family carbohydrate kinase, producing MTSIACIDQGTSSTRCLVVEDGGVWRQVASLKHQEHYPALSWVEHDAEELLGNIKTVLAAAGRVDGIAIANQGESCLAWDALTGQPLSPVVVWKDSRTSAHLASMPQDAHSLSRNVCGLPLDPYFSASKLAWLLGTLPAVARAFEAGTLRLGTTDAFFLDRLTGNFVTDLTTASRTGLLDLQTGHWSNALCSLHGVPMQCLPRIASAGEPLGAIDGVPVLASVVDQQAALFGHGCRHPGACKITFGTGAFLLAVAGSERPTAQDLLPTIAWADREDGLTYAIEGGVYDAGAALAWAHQIGLYSAVQDLDTFDGPSALSRGLVFVPAFSGLAAPHWDRHAAPLFIGMGHSTNRRDMIRAVLEGIALLTATLVKRADHLVSLGDTISIDGGLSQSTYFAQFLASACGKTIVVPATHEMTSIGLAELCGVNVTPARASGRRFAPHDPVSAAHHELFETAIAHARDWPR from the coding sequence ATGACATCTATCGCCTGTATCGACCAAGGCACCAGCTCCACACGCTGCCTCGTTGTCGAAGATGGCGGCGTATGGAGGCAAGTGGCCAGCCTTAAGCATCAAGAACACTATCCAGCTTTGAGCTGGGTTGAGCATGATGCAGAGGAATTGCTGGGCAATATCAAGACTGTGCTTGCCGCAGCAGGTCGCGTAGATGGGATTGCAATAGCCAACCAAGGCGAGAGCTGCTTGGCTTGGGACGCACTCACTGGCCAGCCCCTTTCTCCCGTTGTGGTATGGAAAGATTCCCGCACGTCGGCGCACTTGGCTTCGATGCCACAAGACGCGCATTCACTGTCCCGAAACGTCTGCGGCCTTCCCCTCGATCCCTATTTTTCTGCCAGCAAACTTGCGTGGTTGTTGGGAACGCTACCGGCCGTAGCGCGGGCGTTTGAAGCCGGAACGCTGCGACTAGGAACGACCGATGCGTTCTTCCTTGATCGGCTTACCGGCAATTTTGTCACCGATCTTACCACCGCGTCGCGCACCGGGCTGCTGGATTTGCAGACCGGCCATTGGAGCAATGCTCTGTGTTCACTCCATGGCGTCCCCATGCAGTGCCTGCCCAGAATTGCCAGTGCTGGTGAGCCACTAGGAGCGATCGACGGCGTCCCGGTCTTGGCCTCGGTCGTCGATCAACAAGCAGCGCTATTTGGCCATGGATGTCGCCATCCCGGCGCGTGCAAGATTACGTTTGGTACTGGCGCGTTCTTGCTCGCCGTTGCCGGCTCTGAAAGGCCCACAGCACAAGATTTGCTACCAACTATTGCATGGGCGGATCGTGAAGACGGGTTGACCTATGCCATTGAGGGCGGGGTCTATGATGCGGGTGCGGCTCTCGCCTGGGCGCATCAAATCGGGCTATACAGCGCCGTCCAGGATCTCGATACCTTCGATGGCCCGTCTGCCCTGTCCCGCGGCCTTGTTTTCGTCCCAGCGTTTTCGGGCTTGGCAGCGCCACATTGGGACCGCCACGCTGCGCCGCTTTTTATTGGCATGGGCCACTCAACCAATCGGCGAGACATGATCCGCGCTGTGCTTGAAGGCATCGCTTTACTGACGGCTACTTTGGTCAAGAGAGCCGATCACCTTGTGTCGTTGGGCGATACCATTTCGATCGATGGCGGCCTGTCCCAAAGTACCTATTTCGCACAGTTCCTCGCCTCGGCATGCGGCAAGACCATCGTCGTCCCAGCCACGCACGAAATGACCAGCATCGGCCTCGCCGAACTGTGCGGAGTGAATGTCACTCCAGCGCGCGCCAGTGGCCGACGCTTTGCTCCACATGATCCGGTGTCGGCGGCGCATCACGAACTATTCGAAACGGCGATCGCGCATGCACGGGACTGGCCCCGATGA
- a CDS encoding FAD-dependent oxidoreductase: MSQQSSDVIVIGGGPSGVAAAIALRQAGVEKVTLLERERHLGGATRHCSHSPFGMLEFGRVYLGASYGRRLEQEVSRHGIDLRYGHSVTRLGEDGELQVSSDAGLSSLSGKRILVTTGTRELPRSARMVSGDRPVGVLTTGALQAYVAFHKLMPFKRPVIVGSELVTMSAIMTCLSHGARPVAVLEPRDHALVSAPFSWFPPLVGIPFHLNARIVDIVGRARVEAVKIQRGSVIETLDCDGVLFSGQFTPEASLFQMSRVETDRGSLGPAVDQNGRCANPIYFAAGNVLRAVETGGWAYREGRAIGRTIAADLAGAIPADTPVRITYDDPIKLVVPNLLRSGSTIPVGLENFQLRFLRRAKGTLTLEVDGVTVWQRRANWMPETRIQVPRPAGVLKAEKVHFGFQALA; the protein is encoded by the coding sequence TTGAGCCAGCAGTCTTCCGATGTAATCGTTATTGGTGGCGGGCCATCCGGAGTGGCAGCGGCCATCGCGCTACGACAGGCCGGCGTCGAAAAAGTGACCCTTTTAGAGCGCGAGCGGCATCTTGGCGGGGCCACCCGGCACTGCAGCCACTCCCCGTTCGGCATGCTCGAATTCGGGCGCGTGTATTTGGGCGCCAGCTATGGGCGACGCCTCGAGCAGGAAGTGTCACGCCACGGCATTGATCTGCGTTACGGACACTCCGTTACCCGCCTTGGAGAAGATGGCGAACTGCAGGTCTCGAGTGACGCAGGTCTGTCATCGCTGTCCGGTAAACGTATTTTGGTGACGACGGGCACGCGTGAACTGCCGCGCTCGGCGCGAATGGTGTCCGGCGACCGCCCGGTGGGAGTTTTGACCACAGGAGCCTTGCAGGCCTATGTCGCCTTTCACAAGCTCATGCCCTTCAAAAGGCCCGTGATCGTCGGCTCTGAACTTGTGACCATGTCGGCGATCATGACGTGCTTGAGCCACGGGGCGCGCCCTGTCGCTGTGCTGGAGCCGCGTGACCACGCCTTAGTGAGCGCTCCTTTCAGCTGGTTCCCACCCTTGGTCGGAATACCGTTTCATCTCAATGCCCGGATCGTTGACATTGTCGGTCGGGCGCGTGTCGAGGCAGTCAAGATCCAGCGCGGCTCAGTCATCGAGACGCTGGATTGTGACGGGGTGCTGTTTTCGGGCCAGTTCACGCCGGAAGCAAGCCTCTTCCAAATGTCGCGCGTTGAAACTGACCGTGGTTCCCTTGGGCCCGCGGTTGACCAAAACGGCCGCTGCGCCAACCCGATCTACTTTGCGGCAGGCAACGTGCTTCGCGCTGTTGAAACCGGCGGCTGGGCCTATCGTGAGGGCCGGGCAATAGGCAGGACAATTGCGGCAGACCTCGCAGGTGCTATACCCGCCGACACCCCCGTCCGCATCACCTACGACGATCCGATCAAACTGGTCGTACCAAACCTGCTTCGCAGTGGCAGCACAATTCCAGTTGGGTTGGAAAATTTCCAGTTGCGCTTCTTACGCCGCGCGAAGGGCACCTTGACGCTCGAGGTCGATGGCGTAACCGTTTGGCAGAGACGGGCGAACTGGATGCCGGAAACACGCATTCAGGTCCCTAGGCCCGCCGGTGTTTTGAAGGCTGAAAAGGTACATTTCGGCTTCCAGGCGCTGGCATGA
- a CDS encoding NAD(P)/FAD-dependent oxidoreductase translates to MAATSALMEEFDIAIIGAGVVGCAVARRFALAGARVVLIEKGSDILSGASKANSAILHTGFDAPAGSLELDLVKRGRQEYLDILASMNLSVVHTGALVCAWTPEEALALDGIATQGRENGIENLHLLSGAQARAVEPGLSDRIVAALHVPDEHVIDPWSAPLAYVNQAIALGAQVVRRCELIKGEFDGAWRLLTTQGDIRSKFVINCAGLFGDEVDQRLGFIAEFEIRPRKGQFIVLDKSATRHLKTIILPVPNEITKGIVICPTAFGNILVGPTAEEQVDRTRATVEEETLAALLAHGKKLVPALDGVAITAVYAGLRPATEQKQYRIIARPNAITLGGVRSTGLSAALGLAQHALDLHGGAGLGMPTEPSTLEVTVPNLTETVTRDWQRPDHGEIVCHCEMVTRREIEAALTSALPPGDYGGLRRRTRAGMGRCQGFYCNARIADMTKGLLATPLAVEAERDT, encoded by the coding sequence ATGGCCGCGACAAGCGCTCTGATGGAAGAGTTCGACATTGCAATCATTGGTGCCGGGGTGGTCGGTTGTGCCGTGGCCCGTCGATTTGCATTGGCCGGAGCACGCGTTGTTCTGATCGAAAAAGGCAGCGACATCTTGTCGGGCGCGTCCAAGGCCAATAGCGCGATCTTGCACACTGGCTTTGATGCGCCTGCAGGCAGTCTTGAACTCGACCTGGTCAAACGCGGCCGCCAAGAATATCTCGATATCCTTGCCAGCATGAACTTGTCAGTCGTGCACACAGGAGCGCTCGTTTGCGCGTGGACACCCGAAGAGGCACTGGCGCTCGATGGCATCGCCACTCAAGGTCGCGAAAATGGCATTGAGAACCTGCATCTGCTTTCGGGCGCTCAAGCGCGCGCCGTCGAACCTGGTCTGTCAGACAGGATCGTCGCCGCTTTGCATGTGCCCGACGAGCACGTCATAGATCCCTGGTCTGCCCCCCTCGCTTATGTCAATCAGGCGATTGCACTCGGCGCGCAAGTGGTGCGGCGCTGCGAGCTTATCAAAGGGGAGTTCGACGGCGCTTGGCGTCTGCTCACAACGCAGGGTGACATTCGGTCAAAATTTGTCATCAATTGCGCTGGCCTGTTCGGCGACGAAGTGGATCAGCGCCTCGGGTTCATAGCTGAGTTCGAGATCCGGCCCCGCAAGGGTCAGTTCATCGTGCTCGACAAATCGGCCACGCGCCATCTCAAGACCATCATCCTGCCGGTGCCCAACGAGATCACTAAAGGCATCGTCATCTGCCCAACCGCTTTTGGTAATATTCTGGTGGGCCCCACTGCCGAGGAACAGGTTGATCGCACACGTGCGACGGTCGAAGAAGAAACCTTGGCAGCCCTGCTTGCCCACGGCAAGAAGCTCGTTCCCGCGCTGGATGGCGTTGCGATCACCGCTGTATACGCGGGCCTGCGCCCGGCAACCGAACAAAAGCAGTATCGCATCATTGCGCGGCCGAACGCCATCACCTTGGGCGGCGTTCGTTCGACCGGGCTCAGCGCAGCCCTTGGCCTTGCGCAACATGCCTTAGACCTGCATGGCGGCGCGGGTCTTGGAATGCCCACCGAACCCTCGACCCTCGAAGTGACCGTACCAAACTTGACCGAAACCGTTACCCGGGATTGGCAACGGCCCGACCATGGCGAGATAGTGTGTCATTGTGAGATGGTGACCCGGCGCGAGATCGAGGCCGCGCTCACCAGCGCGCTTCCACCGGGCGATTATGGTGGTCTGAGAAGGCGCACTCGCGCCGGCATGGGTCGGTGTCAGGGCTTTTATTGCAATGCACGAATTGCTGACATGACCAAAGGACTGCTGGCCACGCCACTCGCAGTCGAGGCGGAGCGCGACACTTGA
- a CDS encoding DeoR/GlpR family DNA-binding transcription regulator has translation MRPHDRHEEIVKLVNALGEVSVDELADKLGMSKETVRRDLVNLDATGRIHKFHGGARTTPNGVSEPLGEGPFASRMLENRDQKRLIARAAVNVLVPGDSLFLDTGTTTLLFAEAIANLSRLTVITNSSRIAAIVAAGHDHKVFLIGGAYSHDASETVGTLAVEQIQRFRARYAFLTVGAIAPSGLLDFDERETQIAQAIIERVETVNVLADSSKFSKRGIFEVAPWSKVGRLISDCPPPKPIADAMAGAGTQTLVATLDSAI, from the coding sequence ATGCGGCCTCATGATCGCCACGAGGAAATTGTTAAGTTAGTCAACGCGCTAGGCGAAGTCAGCGTCGATGAACTTGCAGATAAGCTCGGCATGTCCAAGGAGACGGTGCGTCGCGACCTCGTCAATCTCGATGCGACGGGGCGTATTCACAAGTTTCATGGCGGTGCCCGTACCACGCCAAACGGCGTGAGCGAGCCCCTCGGAGAGGGGCCATTTGCCTCCCGAATGCTAGAGAACAGAGACCAGAAGCGGCTCATCGCCAGAGCAGCCGTAAACGTGCTCGTGCCGGGCGACTCGCTGTTTCTCGATACAGGCACAACGACACTCTTGTTTGCCGAAGCCATCGCTAACTTGAGCCGCCTCACCGTCATTACCAACAGCTCCCGTATCGCTGCAATCGTTGCCGCCGGGCACGATCACAAGGTTTTCCTAATCGGCGGCGCCTATAGCCATGACGCGTCGGAAACGGTGGGGACGCTCGCCGTTGAGCAAATACAGCGTTTCCGTGCGCGCTATGCCTTCCTTACAGTGGGCGCTATCGCCCCATCGGGACTGCTCGACTTCGATGAGCGTGAGACGCAGATCGCCCAGGCGATAATCGAGCGCGTCGAGACCGTTAATGTTCTTGCGGACTCCTCGAAATTTTCAAAGCGCGGCATCTTTGAAGTCGCCCCTTGGTCGAAAGTCGGCAGGCTGATTTCTGACTGCCCACCACCAAAGCCCATTGCCGACGCCATGGCAGGCGCGGGCACCCAAACTCTGGTTGCCACGCTGGACTCTGCCATCTGA